In the Bos indicus x Bos taurus breed Angus x Brahman F1 hybrid chromosome 20, Bos_hybrid_MaternalHap_v2.0, whole genome shotgun sequence genome, one interval contains:
- the BNIP1 gene encoding LOW QUALITY PROTEIN: vesicle transport protein SEC20 (The sequence of the model RefSeq protein was modified relative to this genomic sequence to represent the inferred CDS: deleted 1 base in 1 codon) — MAAAQDVHVRICNQEIVKFDLEVKALIQDIRDCSGPLSALTELNTKVKEKFQQLRHRIQELEQSAKEQDKESEKQVLLQEVENHKKQMLSNQTSWRKANLTCKIAIDNLEKAELLQGGDLFRQRKTAKESLAQTSSAITESLMGISRMMSQQVQQSEEAMQTLVNSSRTILDANEEFKSMSGTIQLGRKLITKYNRRELTDKLLIFLALALFLATVLYILKKRLFPFL; from the exons ATGGCGGCTGCCCAAGATGTCCACGTCCGTATCTGTAACCAAGAGATTGTCAAATTCGATCTGGAGGTGAAGGCGCTTATTCAG GATATTCGAGATTGTTCAGGACCATTAAGTGCActtactgaactgaacactaaagtgaaagagaagtttcAGCAACTGCGGCACAGAATACAG GAGCTCGAGCAGTCGGCTAAAGAGCAagacaaagagtcagagaagcaAGTTCTGCTCCAAGAAGTGGAGAATCACAAAAAGCAGATGCTCAG CAATCAGACCTCATGGAGGAAGGCTAACCTCACTTGCAAAATTGCGATCGACAACCTAGAGAAGGCAGAACTCCTCCAGGGAGGAGACCTGTTCCGGCAAAG GAAAACTGCCAAAGAGAGCCTGGCCCAGACGTCCAGCGCCATCACAGAGAGCCTCATGGGGATCAGCAGGATGATGTCCCAGCAGGTCCAGCAGAGCGAGGAAGCCATGCAGACGCTGG TTAATTCTTCACGGACTATCCTGGATGCAAATGAAGAATTCAAATCCATGTCAGGGACCATCCAGTTGGGACGGAAGCTCATCACAAAATATAATCGCCGAGAGCTGACAGACAAGCTTCTCATTTTCCTTGCACTGGCGCTCTTTCTTGCTACAGTCctctatattttg aaaaaacgGCTCTTTCCGTTTTTGTGA